The proteins below are encoded in one region of Pomacea canaliculata isolate SZHN2017 linkage group LG7, ASM307304v1, whole genome shotgun sequence:
- the LOC112569310 gene encoding uncharacterized protein LOC112569310, translating to MASYGQPPRTQIATSDTLAMDVYYRPVIRIKWEGNTCEPLDSSPSRCVFSQDQQVILYCEADSNPPPASVRWSGQVESATGQLYIPSAQRSWHNGRYFCTVSSKPVSSDGRQTLSSTHSFSVIVKYPSRVLNFQVNAGMRRVVTVPEHFPVYMRCEAEGRPSPHMTIVRDTVDKREVASRPRGAVEFSDQRNVLTYDLTAAPCEASGDYRCEVDNGVGKDIQNIRIYVMCAPRRSSTEEQSSILNIAINEGLFSVQLTAYPTPTVKNTLYLGQYNDNSTEGTPVWNKFYVACEANSSLPASVICNITTINMTNADEGFFKVIFSNQLGELPLILLVRRDEDRGVNLNDILGSALGSACVLIVAIILAVFIAKHCKGKKCLTRHGDPNTRQNLEREVSLEDIQFRGATNDYHRETCRSDAMSMSQTEDIMTGK from the exons ATGGCCAGCTATGGACAGCCTCCTAGAACTCAAATTGCTACGAGTGACACATTGGCAATGGATGTTTATT ATCGGCCTGTGATTAGAATAAAATGGGAAGGAAACACGTGTGAACCTCTGGACTCCAGTCCAAGTCGCTGTGTTTTCAGTCAAGACCAGCAAGTCATTCTTTACTGtgaggctgacagcaaccctccTCCTGCTTCTGTAAGATGGTCTGGACAGGTTGAGAGTGCAACTGGACAGCTGTACATACCTTCTGCACAGAGGAGCTGGCACAATGGTCGATACTTCTGTACTGTGTCCTCTAAACCAGTGTCCAGTGATGGCCGTCAGACACTAAGCTCAACACACAGCTTCAGTGTTATTGTTAAat ACCCATCTCGAGTACTGAATTTTCAAGTGAATGCTGGGATGAGAAGGGTTGTGACTGTTCCTGAACACTTCCCAGTGTACATGCGGTGTGAAGCTGAGGGGAGACCATCACCTCACATGACGATTGTCCGTGACACTGTGGACAAGCGAGAGGTCGCCAGCAGGCCTCGAGGTGCAGTTGAGTTTTCTGACCAAAGAAATGTGTTAACATATGACTTGACTGCCGCACCTTGCGAGGCTTCAGGTGACTACAGGTGTGAGGTGGACAACGGAGTTGGAAAAGATATTCAGAACATCAGGATTTATGTTATGT GTGCTCCCAGGAGAAGCAGCACCGAAGAACAATCTTCAATCCTTAATATTGCCATAAACGAAGGCCTTTTCAGTGTTCAGCTGACAGCATACCCAACACCGACAGTCAAAAACACTCTCTACCTTGGGCAGTACAATGACAACAGCACCGAAGGGACACCAGTGTGGAATAAGTTTTATGTCGCGTGTGAGGCGAACAGTTCTCTTCCCGcctcagtcatctgcaacatcacGACCATCAACATGACAAACGCTGACGAAGGGTTCTTTAAAGTAATTTTCAGCAATCAGCTTGGGGAGCTGCCTCTTATACTTCTAGTCCGGCGAGATG agGACCGTGGCGTCAACTTAAATGACATCCTTGGTTCAGCCTTGGGAAGCGCTTGTGTACTTATTGTGGCCATTATTCTGGCAGTCTTCATAGCCAAGCATTGCAAAG GTAAGAAGTGTCTGACCAGACATGGAGACCCAAATACAAGGCAGAATCTGGAAAGAGAAGTTTCTCTGGAGGACATACAATTTAGAGGCGCAACAAATGATTATCATCGAGAGACATGTAGAAGTGATGCAATGAGCATGTCTCAAACAGAAGACATCATGACAGGCAAGTAG